A single Branchiostoma floridae strain S238N-H82 chromosome 11, Bfl_VNyyK, whole genome shotgun sequence DNA region contains:
- the LOC118426707 gene encoding uncharacterized protein LOC118426707: MDGLLAIHLIAKDLTSVPAEVFKNRDIECLVLSTNRLTSIPEEIGQLQKLQVLKLNNNLLTELPQAITTLPNLKHVDLSKNSIDTLPSGFSTLDIYELHMHNNRFKEIPEEICSLLQLKTFSVASNPLKCLPDKISQLTGLRNMHIGRCQLKEFPRQVLQLEGLQRLYMGAWAGEGKQSPVPEDIGRLKNLQVLDLQNSGLASLPDSVRELVQLTYLNISANKFTSVPDSIMNLRNIEKLELSHNRISRLPLTLCRLAKLKGVGISGNPLTYPPPDVCKKGTADVTDVMDFMRRQLKEKEDEKELRKCFHRFSQNVTETREVEDLGVALGLAADEMTSIIQGSNNQTPSYQAYNMLLKWMEKDPEASMDKLRQELSDFGMDTLTEDVGRIKVQPGKRPTDTTVGPVAKRSAAGESSFGRHQEEQLTQLLEENRTLRALVEELQGKTPRSRGPGAKPVVLLLNDEYGTAKGGISTVHCQMAVLLASNGAEVYSTVLSATEDDEKDAATNGVKLIFPTTSERDKREPCLDWLTFDHKARYPDLPPVDFIVGHVPITSHAARQIKEQRFPDAKLVQVTHVMPEDTNQYKSDERVLSIGDEQKNILEDLEHADVIISVGPYLHDYYKHETRDFEPHFEFLPKPSDIFSTAKVKYVDAGVKVVLSIGRVKGVERLKGYDLAAKSVGKVIVALPNTKWRARGICADDFQESRDIIQANAGNIHFTPLKYGTQEELRKDMEKANVVLMPSRAEPFGLVGLEAIAAGVPVLVSHKSGLAKFLTKQDPEFDRTIVEIEDDDDEAAKTLAKRIIKILTDGHREFQAAQRLKERLLASKYWAVSHTSFLETFGLEG, encoded by the exons ATGGATGGCTTGCTCGCTATACACCTCATCGCCAAAGACCTGACCTCCGTCCCAGCCGAGGTGTTTAAAAACAGGGATATCGAATGCCTTGTCCTGTCTACCAACAGGCTGACGAGCATACCCGAGGAGATAGGTCAACTACAGAAGCTCCAGGTTCTTAAACTTAACAACAACCTGCTGACAGAACTGCCGCAAGCAATCACGACGCTACCTAACCTAAAGCACGTTGACCTGTCAAAGAACAGCATTGACACACTGCCTAGTGGATTCTCAACATTAGACATATACGAACTCCACATGCACAACAATAGGTTCAAAGAGATACCAGAAGAAATTTGTTCACTACTACAGCTGAAAACCTTTTCTGTGGCAAGCAACCCCCTCAAGTGTCTCCCTGACAAAATATCCCAGCTTACAGGATTGAGAAACATGCACATCGGCAGATGTCAGTTGAAAgagttccccagacaggtgctgcagctgGAGGGTCTACAGAGGCTATACATGGGGGCCTGGGCTGGGGAGGGCAAACAGTCACCTGTACCTGAAGATATCGGCAGACTGAAGAACCTACAAGTCTTGGATCTGCAGAATAGTGGCTTGGCGTCATTACCGGATAGTGTTAGGGAACTGGTGCAGCTGACGTACTTAAACATCTCCGCAAACAAATTCACATCTGTTCCTGACTCAATTATGAACCTGCGCAATATCGAGAAGCTAGAATTGTCACATAACAGAATTTCCCGCCTTCCCCTGACTCTTTGCCGATTGGCCAAACTAAAGGGTGTGGGCATCTCTGGAAACCCCCTGACATACCCTCCTCCTGATGTATGTAAGAAAGGTACTGCCGACGTCACCGACGTCATGGACTTCATGAGAAGACAGTTGAAGGAAAAAGAGGATG AGAAAGAACTAAGGAAATGCTTCCATCGTTTCTCGCAAAACGTGACTGAAACACGCGAGGTGGAAGATCTGGGTGTTGCACTTGGACTTGCAGCAGATGAGATGACGTCCATTATCCAA GGTTCAAACAACCAAACCCCGAGTTACCAGGCCTATAACATGCTGTTGAAGTGGATGGAGAAAGACCCAGAAGCGTCCATGGACAAGCTTCGGCAGGAGCTGAGTGACTTTGGCATGGACACGCTAACAGAGGACGTTGGCAGGATCAAG GTTCAACCAGGTAAGCGACCGACAGATACAACAGTTGGACCGGTAGCCAAGCGATCAGCAGCCGGAGAGTCTTCTTTTGGCCGGCATCAGGAGGAGCAGCTGACACAGCTACTAGAGGAAAACCGCACTTTGAGAGCCCTGGTGGAAGAACTACAAGGAAAGACGCCAAGAAGTCGAG GACCTGGAGCCAAGCCTGTGGTGTTGCTGCTCAACGATGAGTATGGAACTGCAAAGGGGGGCATATCCACTGTCCACTGCCAGATGGCGGTCCTACTGGCTTCCAATGGTGCAGAGGTCTATTCTACAGTCCTGAGTGCCACAGAAGACGATGAGAAGGATGCAGCTACTAATGGGGTTAAGCTGATCTTTCCAACAACATCCGAGCGAGACAAGAGAGAGCCCTGCCTTGAttggctgacctttgaccataAGGCTCGTTACCCAGACCTCCCTCCAGTAGACTTCATTGTTGGCCACGTGCCCATCACAAGCCATGCAGCAAGGCAGATCAAGGAGCAACGATTTCCTGACGCCAAACTCGTCCAAGTCACTCACGTGATGCCAGAAGACACCAACCAGTACAAGAGTGATGAGAGGGTGTTGAGCATCGGCGACGAGCAGAAAAACATTCTTGAAGACCTAGAACATGCTGACGTGATTATCTCGGTAGGCCCATACTTGCACGACTACTACAAGCATGAGACGAGAGATTTCGAACCTCACTTTGAGTTCCTGCCTAAGCCATCCGACATCTTCAGCACAGCAAAGGTCAAATACGTCGATGCCGGCGTTAAAGTAGTGTTGTCCATCGGCAGGGTCAAGGGTGTGGAGAGGCTGAAAGGCTACGACCTGGCTGCAAAGTCCGTGGGCAAGGTGATCGTAGCACTACCCAACACTAAATGGCGAGCCCGCGGCATCTGTGCTGATGATTTCCAGGAGAGCAGGGACATCATCCAGGCCAACGCGGGTAACATCCATTTCACCCCCCTGAAGTACGGCACACAGGAGGAGCTGCGCAAGGACATGGAAAAGGCAAACGTCGTGCTGATGCCGTCACGTGCAGAGCCATTCGGACTGGTTGGTCTGGAGGCCATCGCTGCAGGAGTGCCCGTCCTGGTTTCCCACAAGTCTGGTCTTGCAAAGTTTCTGACGAAACAAGACCCCGAGTTTGACCGCACGATCGTAGAGATCGAAGATGATGACGATGAGGCCGCCAAAACCCTGGCCAAGCGCATAATCAAGATCCTGACGGATGGACACAGAGAGTTTCAGGCCGCACAAAGGTTAAAGGAGAGGCTTTTGGCCTCAAAGTACTGGGCTGTTTCACACACCAGTTTCCTCGAAACCTTTGGTCTGGAAGGCTAG
- the LOC118426714 gene encoding slit homolog 3 protein-like, giving the protein MYGCLTLESPEDMIIILQLVHIFLLMVGPTLCLCPNQCACNAVSGFVNCREKGFTNVPGGMGADVDYINLGNNNLTRITTQSFERFRRLHYLTLDRNHISDIAELAFENMRELRVLNLQWNSLTFLRKGVFRGLINLQDLRLSYNSLRKLGFLNEEDLYSLQTLYLDRNNISTLNSLTFAHLHSLKFVHLEYNKLSAMEDGIFSGSLDVEHVLLTGNRITKMSPSSFKDLRTLRSLNLDVNQLSSVKFETFRNIKSRYTNLYLDSNPWHCDCDLQRTFNKIHLTKNLHIVRYEELACHKPGEVRNVTLKALGTNFCVAETVTILVITITVVVAVVAAVVTTERNRRQRMQNSPHIASI; this is encoded by the coding sequence ATGTACGGCTGTCTGACATTGGAATCACCAGAGGACATGATCATAATCTTGCAGCTCGTGCACATCTTTCTCCTCATGGTCGGGCCGACCCTCTGCTTGTGCCCGAACCAGTGCGCCTGCAACGCGGTCTCGGGGTTCGTCAACTGCCGGGAGAAAGGCTTCACCAACGTACCTGGCGGAATGGGCGCCGACGTGGATTACATCAACCTCGGAAACAACAACCTGACAAGAATAACCACTCAGTCCTTTGAGAGATTCCGTCGACTGCATTATCTCACGCTCGACCGCAACCACATCTCTGACATCGCAGAGTTGGCCTTCGAGAATATGCGAGAGTTGAGAGTTCTTAACCTGCAGTGGAACTCCTTGACATTCCTAAGAAAGGGAGTCTTCCGCGGTCTCATCAACCTCCAGGACCTAAGACTGTCTTACAATTCTCTCAGAAAGCTTGGTTTCTTAAACGAAGAGGACCTTTACTCCTTACAAACTCTATACCTAGACAGGAATAATATATCGACACTTAACAGTTTGACATTCGCCCATCTGCATAGCCTTAAGTTCGTACACCTTGAGTACAACAAATTAAGTGCTATGGAAGACGGGATATTTAGCGGAAGCTTGGACGTTGAACACGTGCTGCTTACTGGCAACAGGATCACCAAAATGTCGCCGTCTTCCTTCAAGGACTTAAGAACATTGAGGTCCTTAAACTTGGACGTGAACCAGCTGTCTTCCGTGAAGTTTGAAACGTTTCGTAACATCAAGAGCAGGTACACGAACCTTTACCTGGACTCTAACCCTTGGCACTGTGATTGCGACTTACAAAGGACGTTTAACAAGATACATTTGACGaaaaatttgcatattgtccGATACGAGGAGCTTGCCTGTCACAAGCCGGGGGAGGTACGAAACGTGACACTGAAAGCTCTGGGGACGAATTTCTGCGTAGCCGAGACTGTGACCATTCTCGTGATCACAATAACGGTAGTTGTGGCAGTGGTGGCAGCAGTGGTAACCACGGAGCGTAACAGGAGACAGAGGATGCAGAACTCACCACACATTGCAAGTATATGA